The Calditrichota bacterium genome has a window encoding:
- a CDS encoding methyltransferase domain-containing protein, whose product MSNYDDKHVLDSRIGADENLYDPALKQRTQRLLKMFTDYCKDYPLRERWLDVGSGESYMRDVLREETKMNIEVSEVDLDVERYEFPDNTFHTLTHFEVLEHLFNPLYHVLEMKRIMAPGGNLFLVTPNDYSLIYKVEHVLSRKYRPHFHQFSERDLQDLFHRAGMKIVHLRKFYKSPSGTIARVSKNGFFMHVQA is encoded by the coding sequence ATGAGCAATTACGACGATAAACACGTCCTCGACAGCCGCATCGGCGCCGACGAAAATCTCTACGACCCCGCCCTCAAGCAGCGCACCCAGCGCCTGCTCAAAATGTTCACGGACTATTGCAAAGACTACCCGCTCCGCGAACGGTGGCTCGACGTCGGCAGCGGCGAAAGCTACATGCGCGACGTGCTCCGCGAAGAAACCAAGATGAACATCGAAGTCAGCGAAGTCGATCTCGACGTCGAACGCTACGAATTCCCCGACAACACGTTCCACACGCTCACGCACTTCGAAGTCCTCGAACATCTCTTCAATCCGCTCTACCATGTGCTCGAAATGAAGCGCATCATGGCCCCCGGCGGAAATCTGTTTTTGGTCACCCCCAACGACTACAGCCTGATCTACAAAGTCGAGCACGTCCTGTCGCGCAAATACCGCCCGCACTTCCACCAATTCTCCGAACGCGACTTGCAAGATCTCTTCCACCGCGCCGGTATGAAAATCGTCCACCTGAGAAAATTCTACAAGTCCCCCTCAGGCACAATTGCAAGAGTAAGCAAAAACGGCTTCTTCATGCACGTCCAAGCGTAG
- a CDS encoding acetyl-CoA hydrolase/transferase family protein — MSSHIAEAPVAPPELLEKAIDALRCVASNDRVFVGSGLAVPQLLVEALAARGAELEGVEVAHLMTFGPAPYADPGMEKSFRTNALFTGANVRAAINEGRGDYTPIFLSEIPELIRSGALKIDTTLVQVTPPDHHGFCSLGIDCACTLEAVRHSKNVIALVNEEMPRVYGENFLHKSVFRSMVQYDHPLPELPRKKPSDAEKLIGLFCAELVPNGACLQLGIGAIPDAVLASLTNKRDLGMHTEMFSDGAVELVNAGVINCRAKNLHKDKMIASFVLGSKLLYDFVKSNPLVEFRPVDHTNDPFVIARNDNMISINSALQVDLTGQVCSDSIGHSIFSGFGGQVDFVRGASRSHGGKPIIALESTAKSGTISRVTPVLSPGAGVVTSRADVHYVVTEYGVAYLHGKTIRERAHALIRIAHPKFREELKYAAEQRKLI; from the coding sequence ATGAGTTCGCATATTGCAGAAGCTCCAGTAGCGCCCCCCGAACTGCTGGAGAAAGCGATAGATGCGTTGCGTTGCGTAGCATCAAATGATCGCGTTTTTGTCGGATCGGGTTTAGCAGTACCTCAATTATTAGTTGAAGCTCTCGCCGCGCGCGGGGCCGAGTTGGAAGGCGTTGAAGTCGCGCATTTGATGACTTTTGGCCCGGCACCTTATGCCGACCCCGGCATGGAAAAGAGTTTCCGGACCAACGCCCTCTTTACCGGTGCCAATGTCCGTGCCGCGATCAACGAAGGCCGCGGGGACTATACCCCCATATTTTTGTCCGAAATTCCCGAACTTATCCGAAGCGGCGCGCTAAAGATTGACACCACTTTGGTGCAAGTGACGCCGCCCGACCATCACGGTTTCTGCAGCCTCGGCATCGACTGCGCGTGTACGCTCGAAGCCGTCCGTCATTCCAAAAACGTGATTGCATTGGTCAACGAAGAGATGCCGCGGGTGTACGGCGAGAATTTCTTGCACAAGTCCGTTTTCAGGTCGATGGTTCAGTATGACCACCCGCTGCCCGAGTTGCCGCGTAAGAAACCCAGCGACGCCGAAAAGCTGATCGGTTTGTTCTGTGCCGAACTTGTTCCCAACGGCGCATGTCTGCAATTGGGTATCGGCGCGATTCCCGACGCGGTGTTGGCGAGCTTGACCAACAAGCGCGATCTCGGAATGCACACTGAGATGTTCTCCGACGGTGCGGTGGAACTTGTAAATGCTGGCGTCATCAATTGCCGCGCGAAGAATTTGCATAAAGACAAAATGATCGCGAGCTTCGTGCTCGGATCGAAATTGCTGTACGACTTTGTCAAGAGCAATCCGCTGGTCGAGTTCCGTCCCGTGGATCATACGAACGATCCGTTCGTGATTGCGCGCAACGACAACATGATTTCGATCAACAGCGCTCTGCAAGTCGATTTGACCGGGCAAGTTTGTTCGGATTCAATCGGTCACTCGATCTTCTCGGGATTTGGCGGACAGGTTGACTTCGTGCGCGGAGCTTCCCGCAGTCACGGGGGCAAGCCGATTATCGCGCTCGAATCCACAGCCAAGAGCGGCACGATTTCGCGTGTCACTCCGGTCTTGTCACCGGGCGCGGGTGTGGTCACGAGCCGTGCCGACGTACACTATGTGGTCACGGAATACGGCGTCGCCTATCTTCACGGCAAGACCATTCGCGAACGCGCGCATGCGTTGATTAGAATCGCGCATCCCAAGTTCCGCGAAGAGTTGAAGTATGCCGCCGAGCAGCGCAAATTAATCTAA
- a CDS encoding HXXEE domain-containing protein, whose protein sequence is MLHQLEEYVIPGGFLSWINKDVFGSDNPKSPITPVFAFVLNVVIAWPLYAAVGYVNLEQMWFVMPAMGILFVNAWFHIALSLTHSRYSPGTFSSIMLILPLTLYTFYYYIMTWEIGFRLLFISIVTGLVFHLLFLAIPRELIHAKEKRQERQPLSDPKE, encoded by the coding sequence ATGCTGCACCAGTTGGAAGAATACGTTATTCCCGGCGGATTTCTGTCGTGGATAAACAAAGATGTATTTGGCAGTGACAATCCAAAGTCGCCGATCACACCGGTCTTTGCGTTTGTTCTGAATGTCGTGATCGCGTGGCCGCTCTACGCGGCGGTAGGATACGTAAATTTGGAGCAAATGTGGTTCGTGATGCCCGCGATGGGCATCTTGTTTGTCAACGCGTGGTTTCATATTGCTCTTTCGCTAACCCACAGCCGCTACTCGCCCGGCACATTTTCGAGCATCATGCTCATTTTGCCGCTGACGCTCTACACCTTTTACTACTACATTATGACGTGGGAAATCGGATTCCGGCTGCTGTTTATTTCAATAGTCACCGGCTTGGTTTTCCATTTGTTGTTTCTGGCTATTCCGCGCGAGTTGATTCATGCGAAAGAAAAACGGCAGGAACGACAACCACTCTCAGACCCGAAAGAATGA
- a CDS encoding transcriptional regulator: MFSDDAAAGKGGIPEIDLVVHSPARLAILGLLSVAKVSDFLFLEKQTGLTRGNLSTHLTKLESAGYVHIEKKFEGRMPRTLIHLTKEGRTALKTYRQQMEEALRDLPE; this comes from the coding sequence ATGTTCAGTGACGACGCCGCGGCAGGCAAGGGAGGGATTCCCGAAATTGATCTGGTCGTGCACTCGCCCGCGCGACTGGCGATTCTGGGGCTCCTGAGCGTCGCCAAAGTTTCGGACTTTCTCTTTCTGGAAAAGCAAACTGGATTGACGCGCGGGAATCTCTCAACTCATCTCACCAAACTTGAGTCGGCGGGATATGTCCATATCGAAAAAAAGTTTGAAGGCCGGATGCCGCGCACACTGATTCACCTCACGAAGGAAGGGCGAACTGCTCTCAAGACTTACCGCCAACAGATGGAAGAGGCTTTGCGCGATTTGCCTGAATAA
- a CDS encoding T9SS type A sorting domain-containing protein has translation MELRPAFFPRFLTLDDGYFLAVRDFTNGQIVFRLDSEGEIQGSDTLGLGDCLYSYQVNGAPRLVSHQTMFGESAWQMRTVLYEFDAQGFFADSVVLREAELFDGENPSGQAFHYDGSVLTCVAGSVTPSQTINDFRTWLTTYDGTTIMSTPPWDPGPLPLHSYITSWGVFRAQDHRFVLSLFIRGDDVMQFWFLGLEEDGTFLTSIRTQDVESNHLLNGLTMIEHEQSLIYAFTEVTTDGSFGGGARIAAFPISELLDVPRVSPQVSAEVSLSVYPNPFNSTSEIRFALPQFGRVRLSVFDVLGREVAVLADESLGAGGYVWHWQADGFASGKYFVRLDTGHESRTTPLILLK, from the coding sequence TTGGAACTTCGGCCCGCGTTCTTTCCCAGATTCTTAACACTGGACGACGGCTACTTTTTGGCTGTGCGGGACTTTACGAACGGGCAGATTGTATTTCGTCTTGACTCGGAAGGTGAAATTCAAGGATCGGACACGCTGGGGCTTGGGGACTGTTTGTATTCTTACCAAGTCAACGGCGCACCTCGGCTTGTATCTCATCAAACCATGTTCGGAGAATCGGCGTGGCAGATGCGCACGGTGCTTTACGAATTCGACGCGCAGGGATTTTTCGCGGACAGTGTCGTGTTGCGCGAGGCCGAGCTGTTTGACGGAGAAAATCCGTCGGGGCAAGCGTTCCACTATGACGGCAGCGTGTTGACGTGCGTGGCGGGATCCGTCACGCCAAGTCAAACGATAAACGATTTTCGCACGTGGCTGACTACGTACGACGGAACGACAATTATGTCGACGCCGCCGTGGGATCCGGGTCCGTTGCCGCTGCACAGTTACATAACGAGCTGGGGCGTCTTTCGCGCTCAGGATCACCGGTTCGTATTGTCGTTATTTATTCGCGGCGACGACGTGATGCAGTTTTGGTTCTTAGGACTCGAAGAAGACGGAACCTTTTTGACGAGCATCCGCACGCAGGACGTGGAGTCGAACCATTTGCTCAACGGGTTAACGATGATCGAGCACGAACAGTCGCTGATCTATGCTTTTACGGAGGTGACGACCGACGGGTCGTTTGGCGGCGGCGCGAGAATCGCGGCCTTTCCGATCAGTGAGTTGCTGGACGTGCCCCGCGTGTCGCCGCAAGTTTCGGCTGAAGTCTCGTTGTCAGTCTATCCGAATCCGTTCAACTCAACTTCTGAAATTCGCTTCGCACTGCCTCAATTCGGAAGAGTTAGGCTCAGTGTGTTCGACGTGCTGGGCCGCGAAGTCGCCGTGCTGGCTGACGAGTCACTTGGTGCAGGCGGATATGTTTGGCACTGGCAGGCGGACGGCTTTGCAAGTGGAAAATACTTTGTCAGACTGGACACCGGGCACGAATCACGGACAACTCCTTTGATTTTGTTGAAATGA
- a CDS encoding T9SS type A sorting domain-containing protein, giving the protein MPRHIWSIGFAALLFASVSFAQYGSIQNRAINLLNENRVRTTFYNYGLLGNVGEISFEWPQGTGDEYMGDFSPLLGVEFVHPSGDTLRSVCTSYGPRGNPDGPPGGGAFWGFEPLPGFHRVNTGETPHIARSDQPNTWPSSWSNHWLGHFPNAQQWADQEAYFQMDDNADMEWRVRGTDTLFAFPNDTSRSGLGLRVEGRYLEFLGPDLEDMIVLMYVFHNDGVINFLSMRFGVIVGTLVGGRQDSADDLFYYSADHEIAITIDSDDIGSPGWVPLSDSINVGAIGTTFLKTPADLGVTSFELFSPPGAVRMNDDAALWSRLTPGNFDTPTPEPTDGDFILGTGNFQLSPGSVDTVVTAVVFGIDPNDVIRKADYLRNLYDSGQIMEASEPREPQIISNFDLSVFPNPFNSSVTININVRINTELTVTLYDILGREVDVLHRGRLSNSVLRYSAPASLVSGIYFIRAWNETNSFAQKIVFMK; this is encoded by the coding sequence ATGCCACGTCACATCTGGAGTATCGGATTTGCTGCCTTGTTGTTTGCATCGGTTTCCTTCGCACAGTACGGTTCCATTCAAAATCGCGCGATAAACCTCTTAAACGAGAATCGCGTTAGAACAACGTTCTACAATTACGGCCTGCTGGGAAACGTCGGCGAAATCTCGTTTGAATGGCCGCAAGGAACCGGAGATGAGTACATGGGAGACTTTTCTCCCTTGCTCGGTGTAGAATTTGTCCATCCCTCAGGCGACACGCTTCGCTCTGTTTGCACAAGCTACGGTCCGCGCGGAAACCCCGACGGACCTCCCGGTGGCGGAGCCTTCTGGGGTTTTGAGCCGTTGCCCGGATTCCACCGCGTGAATACCGGAGAGACTCCCCATATCGCAAGAAGTGACCAACCGAACACGTGGCCAAGTAGTTGGAGCAACCACTGGCTCGGCCATTTTCCGAACGCGCAACAATGGGCTGATCAGGAAGCCTATTTTCAGATGGATGACAACGCCGACATGGAGTGGCGGGTACGCGGAACGGATACTCTTTTTGCCTTTCCGAATGATACTTCCCGCAGCGGACTGGGATTGCGAGTCGAGGGGAGGTACTTGGAGTTCCTCGGACCCGATCTTGAGGACATGATAGTCCTGATGTACGTCTTTCACAATGACGGCGTAATCAATTTCCTTTCAATGCGTTTTGGCGTAATTGTAGGCACTCTTGTGGGCGGTCGTCAGGACTCGGCTGACGATCTCTTTTATTATAGCGCGGATCATGAGATTGCGATCACAATTGACAGTGACGACATTGGCAGCCCGGGTTGGGTGCCCCTCAGTGACAGCATCAATGTCGGAGCTATTGGAACGACGTTTCTAAAGACTCCCGCCGACTTGGGTGTGACTTCATTTGAACTCTTTTCTCCTCCCGGGGCCGTGCGCATGAATGACGACGCAGCGCTTTGGTCAAGACTCACGCCCGGAAACTTCGACACCCCGACTCCTGAACCTACGGACGGTGACTTCATCCTCGGCACAGGCAACTTCCAACTTTCTCCCGGCAGTGTCGACACGGTGGTTACAGCGGTTGTGTTTGGAATCGATCCCAATGACGTGATTCGCAAAGCGGACTACTTGCGAAATCTTTATGATTCGGGTCAGATCATGGAGGCGAGCGAGCCTCGCGAACCGCAAATAATATCAAACTTCGACCTGTCCGTTTTTCCCAATCCTTTCAATAGCTCCGTTACGATTAATATAAATGTTCGTATAAACACGGAGCTGACGGTTACACTGTACGACATCTTGGGCCGCGAGGTCGACGTGCTGCATCGCGGAAGACTTTCAAACTCTGTGCTTAGATATTCCGCGCCGGCGAGTCTTGTCAGCGGGATATATTTCATACGCGCTTGGAACGAAACCAACTCGTTTGCACAGAAGATCGTTTTCATGAAATAA
- a CDS encoding tetratricopeptide repeat protein has protein sequence MKFFLYIMLGVLLAGELFAQQIIIQPGNSGPLPNKNVTRNPAQAYIDRARREEQRGNFDNALAAWQDAYKVSPTDAAVITGIPKCLVQLRKFDEAESFLQEQINKADIRGSLKPWQDPASAFNLQLALGEVKLAAEDEEGAWATWHEVMATQPHNPDALRALINVLHRNRRWEESEKLIREYRKEEKVSSYMALELASSLQAQMNFAGATDELLLYSKTSPTAWQIAQSYLSRFPDDSTVEETVTSTLEQAIKRERKDPTAWRLLAGYAMKSGNLKQALDATIAADSLSSENGVSVLATSQQLLGEGETELSRRGFEKVLSWKPADQIAERAELGLAQCLEAQGQYTEAKSSYEKFITGRSKSADVEEARFHIAEILLNYEDKPNEALTEYKGIFQRARMPLKQQAGMRIGDAHAYMGEFAQAIDAWQAAFVAAQQMRGSPDEGESLLRIARANIWRDSTELAEKALEKITKGSSLSTTFNDAILYEALLSGGGFYGALRSFADADYAEFRGQHDTAAAKYGEAATQLKYGRLAEWCRMQEAEELRQSGKSNEALAALDTFVTNFPESVDLPRAKYLIAVITLEDLHDEDQALKLLQEYLVDYPRSLYLEQARRKARILSNKIS, from the coding sequence ATGAAATTTTTTCTATATATAATGTTGGGTGTTTTGCTGGCTGGCGAATTGTTTGCGCAGCAGATCATTATTCAACCGGGCAATAGCGGCCCTTTGCCGAACAAGAACGTCACCAGAAATCCCGCGCAAGCGTATATCGACCGGGCACGCAGGGAAGAGCAGCGCGGAAATTTCGACAATGCGTTGGCCGCGTGGCAAGACGCCTATAAGGTGTCGCCGACCGATGCGGCTGTGATTACGGGAATTCCGAAGTGCTTGGTGCAGCTCAGAAAATTCGACGAAGCGGAAAGTTTTCTGCAGGAACAGATCAACAAGGCTGATATTCGCGGAAGTCTTAAACCGTGGCAGGATCCGGCCAGCGCATTCAATTTGCAGCTTGCTTTGGGCGAAGTGAAACTTGCGGCGGAAGACGAAGAGGGCGCGTGGGCGACATGGCATGAAGTGATGGCGACGCAGCCGCACAACCCGGACGCGTTGCGCGCGCTGATCAACGTGCTGCACCGCAACCGCCGCTGGGAAGAAAGCGAAAAGCTGATTCGCGAATACCGCAAAGAGGAGAAAGTTTCAAGCTACATGGCGCTGGAACTCGCGTCAAGTTTGCAGGCGCAGATGAACTTTGCAGGTGCGACGGACGAGTTGTTGCTGTACTCAAAAACGTCGCCGACGGCGTGGCAAATTGCGCAAAGCTATTTGAGCCGTTTTCCCGACGATTCCACGGTTGAAGAAACGGTGACGAGCACACTCGAACAGGCCATCAAACGCGAACGCAAGGACCCGACGGCGTGGCGGCTGTTGGCGGGCTATGCGATGAAGTCCGGCAACTTGAAACAGGCGCTTGACGCGACGATTGCTGCGGATTCGTTGTCCTCCGAGAACGGCGTGAGCGTATTGGCGACATCACAGCAATTGTTGGGCGAAGGCGAAACTGAGCTTTCGCGCCGCGGATTTGAAAAGGTACTGTCGTGGAAGCCCGCGGATCAAATCGCGGAGCGCGCGGAGCTTGGGCTGGCGCAATGTTTGGAAGCGCAAGGCCAATATACAGAGGCGAAATCCTCATACGAGAAGTTTATTACGGGCCGCAGCAAATCCGCGGACGTAGAAGAGGCACGTTTTCATATCGCGGAGATTTTGCTAAACTACGAAGACAAGCCGAACGAAGCGTTGACCGAATACAAGGGAATATTCCAACGCGCGCGCATGCCCTTGAAACAGCAAGCGGGGATGCGCATTGGCGACGCGCACGCCTACATGGGTGAATTTGCCCAAGCGATTGACGCATGGCAAGCGGCGTTCGTCGCGGCGCAGCAGATGCGCGGATCGCCGGACGAGGGCGAGTCGCTCCTTCGCATTGCTCGGGCGAATATTTGGCGCGATTCCACGGAGCTGGCCGAGAAGGCGCTCGAAAAGATCACCAAAGGCAGCTCGCTCTCGACGACGTTTAATGACGCAATTTTGTACGAAGCCTTGTTGTCGGGCGGCGGGTTTTACGGCGCACTGCGCTCGTTTGCGGATGCGGACTATGCGGAGTTTCGCGGACAGCACGACACGGCCGCAGCCAAATACGGCGAGGCCGCGACGCAGCTCAAATACGGCCGGTTGGCCGAGTGGTGCCGGATGCAGGAAGCCGAAGAACTCCGTCAATCGGGGAAATCGAACGAAGCTCTCGCCGCATTGGATACGTTCGTGACAAATTTCCCCGAGTCCGTGGATTTGCCCCGCGCAAAATATTTGATTGCCGTGATCACGCTTGAAGATTTGCACGACGAAGACCAAGCGTTGAAACTCTTGCAGGAATATTTGGTGGACTATCCCCGTTCATTGTACTTGGAGCAGGCGCGGCGCAAGGCGCGCATTCTGTCGAACAAGATTTCCTAA
- a CDS encoding universal stress protein, which produces MLDFRLILSPIDFSESSYRALRTADELARRYNADLHVLHVVPPVPLVELPPASGGASFDVKQYETELMKSYQQSLDEAIKKFVKPDIRVTKHLEMGDPAHEIVLVAEKIKPDVIVIATHGRTGLKRFLFGSVAEAVVRRSPCAVLTIPAH; this is translated from the coding sequence ATGCTTGACTTCCGCCTTATACTCAGCCCGATTGACTTTTCTGAGTCGTCATACCGTGCACTCCGTACTGCGGATGAACTCGCGCGGCGCTACAATGCCGACTTGCACGTGCTGCACGTGGTTCCGCCCGTACCCTTAGTGGAATTGCCACCCGCGTCGGGAGGCGCGTCGTTTGACGTAAAACAGTATGAAACCGAGCTGATGAAAAGCTATCAGCAATCGCTCGATGAAGCGATCAAGAAGTTTGTGAAACCCGACATCCGGGTTACTAAACATCTCGAAATGGGCGATCCCGCACATGAGATCGTGCTGGTCGCAGAAAAGATCAAACCGGACGTGATCGTGATTGCGACTCACGGACGAACTGGACTCAAGAGGTTCTTGTTCGGCTCCGTTGCGGAAGCTGTAGTAAGGCGCTCGCCCTGCGCGGTGCTGACGATACCTGCGCATTAG
- a CDS encoding DUF4159 domain-containing protein — MLSGYIKLLINKCLSSTLRGVFAGVGICLVFAGVFLTSPGVVCAETGAIKIGILKYNGGGDWYSGGRALGNLLRYAESGVNVDFDPEPKAVEPSSNELFSYPIIFVNGHGNIAFSENEVNNLRAYFNAGGFMFANDDYGMDQSFRREMKKVLPDAEWFDLPFGHPIYNSVTRFSNGTPKIHEHDNKPAQGFGLFWNGVMVCYYDYEADICDGWEAEEIHHDPVEKRKAALDMGVNVLVYALTRGVE, encoded by the coding sequence ATGCTAAGTGGGTATATTAAGTTGCTGATAAATAAGTGCTTGTCAAGCACCTTGCGAGGAGTTTTTGCTGGGGTGGGGATTTGCTTGGTTTTTGCGGGGGTCTTTTTGACCTCTCCGGGGGTGGTGTGTGCGGAAACCGGGGCGATTAAGATTGGGATTTTGAAGTACAACGGGGGCGGGGATTGGTACTCGGGCGGGCGCGCGTTGGGCAATCTTTTGCGGTACGCGGAGTCCGGGGTGAACGTGGATTTTGATCCCGAACCTAAGGCCGTCGAACCGTCCTCCAACGAACTGTTTTCTTATCCGATCATTTTCGTGAACGGGCATGGGAATATCGCGTTTTCGGAAAATGAGGTGAATAACCTGCGCGCGTATTTTAACGCGGGGGGATTTATGTTCGCCAACGACGACTATGGGATGGACCAGAGCTTTCGGCGCGAAATGAAAAAAGTGCTGCCGGACGCGGAGTGGTTTGACTTACCCTTTGGCCACCCTATTTACAATTCCGTTACCCGTTTTTCAAACGGGACGCCGAAGATTCACGAGCACGATAACAAACCCGCGCAAGGGTTCGGGCTGTTTTGGAATGGCGTGATGGTGTGCTACTACGACTACGAAGCGGATATCTGCGACGGGTGGGAAGCCGAAGAGATTCATCACGATCCGGTGGAGAAACGCAAGGCGGCGCTGGATATGGGGGTGAATGTTTTGGTGTATGCGCTGACGAGAGGGGTGGAGTAA
- a CDS encoding asparagine synthetase B has translation MKRLTTLLALCLFALPVFAQKLLIPMDLSQTDHLKAYGIAYDALEKGIKVEWLLNYRGGSFMMDQSDEIANECRLRGVKAEDAGGAGDIYLEIENANMEVVLLEKPTKVAIYAPDQVREGPWDDAVNLALTYAEIPFDVIYDQEILEGKLSKYEWVHLHHEDFTGQYGKFYSMYRNADWYIRQVQQEEASAKSLGYPKVSEMKLAVARTLKNYVGRGGFLFAMCSATDSYDIALAAALTDICAPVFDGDPVDPNYQSKMDFGNGLAFQNYSVITDPMVYEFSTIDCAPSSGLLAQGGEGDYFTLFDFSAKFDPVPTMLTQCHTNVVKGFLGQTTAFHKEYLKPTVTILAQREGTDEIKYVHGKFGDGFWTYYGGHDPEDYRHQVGDPPTQLALHKNSPGYRLILNNVLFPAARKKKLKT, from the coding sequence ATGAAACGACTCACAACTCTTCTCGCACTCTGCCTTTTCGCACTTCCCGTATTTGCCCAGAAACTCTTGATTCCAATGGATCTGTCTCAGACGGACCACTTGAAGGCATATGGCATCGCCTATGACGCATTGGAAAAAGGGATCAAAGTGGAATGGCTGCTGAATTACCGCGGCGGTAGTTTTATGATGGATCAAAGCGACGAAATCGCGAACGAATGCCGACTGCGCGGCGTGAAAGCGGAGGACGCGGGCGGCGCGGGCGATATCTACCTTGAAATTGAAAACGCGAATATGGAAGTCGTGCTGTTGGAAAAGCCGACGAAGGTCGCGATTTATGCGCCGGACCAGGTTCGGGAAGGTCCGTGGGACGACGCGGTGAACTTGGCCTTGACCTATGCTGAGATTCCGTTCGACGTGATTTATGATCAGGAAATTCTCGAAGGCAAACTCTCGAAATACGAGTGGGTGCACTTGCACCACGAGGATTTCACGGGGCAGTACGGAAAATTCTATTCGATGTACCGCAACGCGGACTGGTACATTCGGCAGGTGCAGCAAGAGGAAGCCTCTGCGAAGTCTTTAGGCTACCCGAAAGTCTCGGAGATGAAACTTGCGGTGGCGCGAACGCTGAAGAACTATGTCGGCCGCGGGGGATTTTTGTTTGCGATGTGTTCGGCGACGGACAGCTATGATATCGCTTTGGCGGCGGCGCTGACGGACATTTGCGCACCGGTGTTCGACGGCGATCCGGTGGATCCGAACTATCAAAGCAAGATGGACTTTGGGAACGGGCTTGCATTTCAGAACTACAGTGTGATTACAGATCCGATGGTGTACGAGTTTTCGACGATCGACTGTGCTCCGTCGTCGGGACTGCTCGCGCAAGGAGGAGAAGGCGACTATTTCACGCTATTCGATTTTTCTGCGAAGTTTGATCCGGTGCCAACGATGCTGACGCAGTGCCACACGAACGTCGTGAAGGGCTTTTTGGGTCAGACGACTGCATTTCACAAGGAATATCTGAAACCGACGGTGACAATTTTGGCGCAGCGGGAAGGGACGGACGAAATCAAGTACGTTCACGGAAAGTTCGGGGACGGATTCTGGACGTATTACGGCGGGCACGATCCGGAGGATTACCGGCATCAAGTGGGTGATCCGCCGACACAGCTTGCGTTGCACAAGAATTCGCCGGGGTACAGGCTGATATTGAACAACGTGCTCTTCCCGGCGGCGCGAAAGAAGAAGTTGAAGACATGA
- a CDS encoding type 1 glutamine amidotransferase domain-containing protein gives MDTLIAILIVLTNTAQFDSSHATGVWLEEFATPYKIFTEHHVNVTVASPLGGVVPIDPRSLNDETQEKFADEIELLKNTESLADIDVNGYDAIFFPGGHGTMFDLPGNELVQKAITQMYESGKVVSAVCHGPAAFVDVKLSDGKYLVDGKKVAAFTNSEEKAAKLDKYMPFLLQSKLEEQGATVKTAENYQPQVVFDGKLITGQNPASSENVARGVLETLGFPPDRGKRVRPAKYKIDQ, from the coding sequence ATGGATACACTGATTGCGATATTGATTGTTTTGACGAATACGGCACAGTTTGATTCTTCGCATGCTACGGGGGTGTGGTTGGAAGAGTTTGCGACGCCGTACAAGATATTTACTGAACACCATGTGAATGTGACCGTGGCCAGTCCGCTCGGAGGTGTGGTGCCGATTGATCCGCGGAGTTTGAATGATGAGACACAGGAAAAGTTCGCAGACGAAATCGAACTCTTGAAGAATACGGAATCTTTGGCAGATATTGACGTGAATGGCTACGATGCAATTTTCTTTCCGGGAGGTCATGGAACGATGTTTGACTTGCCGGGAAACGAGTTGGTGCAAAAAGCCATCACGCAAATGTACGAAAGCGGAAAAGTTGTATCGGCGGTGTGTCACGGTCCGGCGGCCTTCGTGGATGTGAAACTGTCAGATGGGAAGTATCTTGTCGACGGCAAGAAAGTCGCTGCATTCACAAACAGCGAAGAGAAAGCTGCAAAGCTGGATAAGTACATGCCGTTCTTGCTGCAGAGCAAACTTGAAGAGCAAGGCGCGACAGTTAAAACCGCAGAGAATTATCAGCCGCAGGTTGTGTTCGATGGGAAACTGATCACAGGGCAGAATCCGGCATCGAGCGAGAATGTTGCGCGGGGAGTTTTGGAGACGCTGGGTTTCCCGCCCGATCGTGGGAAGCGAGTTCGGCCAGCGAAATACAAAATCGATCAGTAG